One window of the Sphaerochaeta associata genome contains the following:
- a CDS encoding YkgJ family cysteine cluster protein yields the protein MRCFYEKGLAFTCVSGCNYCCSCEPGYVFLSQEDLQRLCAFTSMDEERFIRTYCRLVNMGSFSMVSLLEKENYDCIFLTKQGCSVYEARPRQCRTYPFWRSVMENEESWEAEKASCPGIGKGKVYSKTEIDEILRQQTGQEPIIRL from the coding sequence ATGCGTTGTTTTTATGAGAAAGGCTTGGCGTTTACCTGTGTTTCCGGTTGCAATTATTGTTGCAGTTGTGAGCCCGGTTATGTGTTCCTTTCCCAAGAGGATCTACAGAGGCTCTGCGCATTCACTTCGATGGACGAAGAACGTTTCATCCGCACCTATTGCCGTTTGGTGAACATGGGCTCATTCAGTATGGTCAGTTTGCTGGAAAAAGAGAATTACGACTGTATTTTCCTTACGAAACAGGGTTGTTCGGTCTACGAAGCGAGACCCAGACAATGTCGCACCTATCCTTTCTGGAGGAGCGTAATGGAAAACGAAGAGAGTTGGGAAGCAGAGAAGGCATCTTGCCCGGGAATCGGTAAAGGAAAGGTCTACTCAAAAACGGAAATCGATGAGATTCTCCGTCAGCAGACCGGACAAGAACCGATTATCCGTTTGTAG
- the aroA gene encoding 3-phosphoshikimate 1-carboxyvinyltransferase yields MNVHVKPGFLKGSLQVPGSKSHTIRSVLLATLAGGRTCIENPLASGDGLSALAASRAFGAIVKEEENRWVVQGRGGILQVPSNVLDTGNSGTTTCLFTSVASLVDGYTVITGDEQIRRRPIMPLVDALNALGATAFLTRGGQGCPPVVVKGVLQGGTVTIEGKNSQYVSSLLLSAPLAKRTTVIQVVNALEKPYVQLTLDWMKRLGIEVANPADYTQFVVEGGQQYQSGDFTIPSDWSAVAFPLVAAAITRSDLVLTGLDFSDSQGDKRVVDILARFGANVYRQNESELHIVGGERLKGGLTIDLSDIPDALPALSVLATQAEGRTVFVNLEHVRQKETDRVAEMTAKLNSLGCSLHIEQDSLVVDGPTAIQGGIVSSSGDHRIAMALVAAGLAAEGEVVITDAQCADVSFPGFFSKFAACGAGLLIEEAQD; encoded by the coding sequence ATGAATGTACATGTCAAACCCGGCTTCTTGAAGGGGAGCCTCCAAGTCCCAGGTTCGAAGAGTCATACCATCCGTTCGGTGCTGCTTGCCACCCTTGCCGGTGGCAGGACGTGCATAGAGAATCCTCTTGCAAGCGGCGACGGACTGAGTGCCCTGGCAGCAAGCCGTGCCTTTGGGGCGATTGTCAAGGAAGAAGAGAATCGTTGGGTTGTTCAGGGAAGGGGAGGCATCCTGCAGGTTCCCTCCAATGTGTTGGACACCGGGAACTCGGGGACCACTACCTGTCTGTTTACATCGGTGGCCTCCTTGGTGGACGGCTATACGGTAATCACCGGTGATGAACAGATTCGAAGACGGCCCATCATGCCTTTGGTCGACGCATTGAATGCTTTGGGCGCCACGGCATTTCTTACCAGGGGAGGCCAAGGCTGCCCCCCTGTGGTGGTGAAGGGAGTCCTGCAAGGAGGGACGGTGACCATCGAGGGTAAAAACAGCCAATATGTCTCAAGTCTGCTGTTGTCCGCCCCTCTGGCGAAGCGTACAACGGTGATACAGGTCGTCAACGCCTTGGAAAAACCGTATGTTCAACTTACGCTCGATTGGATGAAACGTCTTGGTATAGAGGTGGCAAATCCAGCGGACTATACGCAATTTGTTGTTGAAGGGGGACAGCAGTATCAATCGGGTGATTTTACAATACCCTCCGACTGGTCTGCAGTCGCCTTTCCGTTGGTTGCTGCTGCGATTACCCGGTCGGATTTGGTGCTTACCGGTCTGGACTTCTCCGATTCCCAAGGGGATAAGCGTGTAGTTGATATTCTCGCCCGATTCGGGGCGAATGTGTACAGGCAGAATGAGAGCGAACTGCACATTGTCGGAGGAGAAAGACTGAAGGGCGGCTTGACCATCGATCTTTCAGACATTCCCGACGCCCTTCCGGCTTTATCCGTTCTTGCGACCCAGGCTGAAGGGCGGACGGTATTTGTCAATTTGGAGCATGTCAGGCAGAAAGAGACTGACCGGGTGGCCGAAATGACTGCAAAATTGAATTCGCTCGGTTGTTCACTGCACATTGAGCAGGACTCTTTGGTGGTGGATGGCCCGACTGCTATTCAGGGTGGAATAGTCTCATCTTCAGGCGATCATCGTATTGCGATGGCATTGGTGGCCGCCGGTCTTGCCGCGGAAGGCGAGGTTGTCATTACTGATGCACAGTGTGCCGATGTCTCTTTTCCGGGATTCTTCTCGAAGTTTGCAGCCTGTGGTGCCGGTCTTTTGATTGAGGAGGCGCAGGATTGA
- a CDS encoding LacI family DNA-binding transcriptional regulator yields MNTKKVTITDVAKEAGLSIATVSRVINHARNVDPESEKLIRHAMKKLGYVPAVKKQKLSLMALIVPSLENHFFSAVVEGVMREANKMLCHVVVYSSNGSAEQEAQCLMRAASLGISALLFCPLSDSSAAMLPDLFDPDFPLVIVYRRDYLKGASHIYYNNVEGGYIAAKYLLRGNHRHIAFFASFWQQPKESIADLIAYLDHPNRGSYSSLDRLEGYRRALAEFSLPLDQSLICMTGYDFPSGYATARDFLSRLRDFDAIICCNDAVAAGVLQALDEQHIAVPQQVSILGYDDSFLSEIARPSLSSIHQDPQKLGKRAFEQLQLILGGKKCDDIILQPSLKIRSSSRMRELD; encoded by the coding sequence TTGAACACGAAGAAAGTAACGATCACCGATGTCGCCAAGGAGGCGGGGCTCTCCATAGCAACCGTCTCCCGGGTTATCAATCATGCACGAAATGTCGATCCTGAATCTGAAAAATTAATTCGTCACGCAATGAAAAAGCTAGGATATGTTCCCGCTGTAAAAAAGCAGAAACTCTCGTTGATGGCCTTGATAGTTCCAAGTCTGGAGAACCACTTTTTTTCGGCGGTTGTCGAAGGCGTGATGAGGGAGGCCAACAAGATGCTTTGTCATGTTGTAGTGTACTCCTCGAATGGAAGCGCCGAGCAGGAGGCCCAGTGTCTCATGCGTGCCGCCTCCCTTGGTATCTCGGCCCTCCTGTTCTGTCCTCTTTCCGATTCTTCGGCTGCTATGCTTCCAGATTTGTTCGACCCGGATTTTCCCCTGGTAATCGTGTATCGGAGAGATTACCTGAAGGGAGCAAGTCATATCTATTACAATAATGTGGAAGGCGGGTACATTGCAGCCAAGTACCTGCTCAGGGGCAATCATCGGCATATTGCCTTCTTTGCCAGTTTCTGGCAGCAACCCAAAGAGAGTATAGCCGACTTGATCGCGTATCTCGACCATCCGAACCGCGGCAGCTACTCATCACTGGACCGCCTCGAAGGATACAGGCGGGCTCTGGCGGAATTTTCGCTTCCTCTCGATCAATCGTTGATTTGCATGACCGGCTATGACTTTCCAAGCGGCTATGCAACAGCGAGGGATTTCCTCTCAAGACTGAGGGATTTCGATGCGATCATTTGCTGCAACGATGCGGTTGCAGCAGGCGTCCTGCAGGCTCTGGATGAACAGCACATCGCCGTTCCCCAGCAGGTTTCCATTCTTGGATACGACGATTCATTTCTTTCAGAAATTGCACGTCCGTCGTTGAGCAGCATTCACCAGGACCCTCAGAAACTGGGAAAGAGGGCGTTTGAGCAACTACAACTCATCCTGGGTGGAAAAAAGTGCGATGATATCATCCTGCAACCGAGTTTGAAAATCCGCAGTTCCTCACGGATGCGTGAACTTGACTGA